The Thiorhodovibrio litoralis genome includes a window with the following:
- a CDS encoding GspE/PulE family protein, whose protein sequence is MEKRDPASPTFRRRVTDCAIPTEEAQGNRVLTLKEVLTDLTADGLVSRETADTLLQRAARQKPAEKHVLEIIADAELTSARPPHQALGLEDLTVWLAERCGLPYLRIDPLKIDVGSIGELTTAAYAKWNRILPVALTAQKAVFATCEPHLSDWVGELENILKLKIERVVSNPRDIDRYRREFFDVSRSMRGARSTHAETNLSLHNLEALVDLGKTGALDASDSHIVHLVDWLLQYAFEQRASDIHLEPRRDAGNIRFRIDGVMHAVSQIPPVVMAAVTSRIKILGRMDVAEKRRPQDGRIKTRTEAGLEAEMRLSTMPTAFGEKLVIRIFNPEALQQDLSQLGFEPEEAAAWKDMTALAHGIILVTGPTGSGKTTTLYSTLTTLATPDVNVCTVEDPIENLHPNLNQMQVNHSIGLDFASGVRTLLRQDPDVIMVGEIRDLETAEMAIQAALTGHLVLSTLHTNDAPSAITRLLDLGVPYYMINATLIGVLAQRLVRTFCPHCKAPATPDATLWKSLVKPWDVAPPTRVAMPVGCLECRNTGYFGRAGLYELLRLTPSVRDCITREVDEPRLRTQALKEGMRPLRIGGARKIAAGVTSFEEVFRAAPMPSD, encoded by the coding sequence ATGGAAAAGCGCGACCCAGCCTCGCCAACATTTCGCCGTCGCGTCACTGACTGCGCCATACCGACCGAGGAGGCGCAGGGAAACCGGGTGCTGACGCTGAAAGAGGTGCTGACCGATCTGACAGCGGATGGCTTGGTCTCTCGGGAGACGGCCGACACCTTGCTGCAGCGCGCGGCACGACAAAAACCGGCCGAGAAGCATGTGCTCGAGATCATCGCGGATGCGGAGCTGACATCAGCGCGGCCGCCGCACCAAGCCCTGGGGCTTGAGGACCTCACCGTCTGGCTGGCCGAGCGCTGCGGCCTGCCGTATTTGCGCATTGATCCGCTCAAGATCGATGTCGGCAGCATCGGCGAGTTGACCACCGCCGCCTACGCGAAATGGAATCGTATCCTGCCCGTCGCGCTGACGGCGCAGAAGGCCGTCTTCGCGACCTGTGAGCCCCATCTCAGCGACTGGGTGGGCGAGTTAGAGAATATCCTCAAGCTGAAGATCGAGCGGGTGGTATCCAACCCACGCGACATCGACCGCTATCGTCGGGAATTTTTCGACGTGTCGCGTTCCATGCGCGGTGCGCGTTCGACCCATGCTGAAACCAATCTCTCTCTGCACAATCTCGAGGCCCTGGTCGATCTCGGCAAGACCGGCGCCCTGGATGCCTCGGACAGCCATATCGTCCATCTGGTCGACTGGCTGCTGCAATACGCCTTCGAGCAGCGCGCCAGCGATATCCACCTGGAACCCAGACGCGACGCCGGCAATATTCGCTTTCGCATCGACGGCGTGATGCATGCTGTGTCTCAGATTCCGCCTGTGGTGATGGCGGCAGTGACCAGTCGCATCAAGATTCTCGGCCGCATGGATGTAGCCGAGAAACGCCGCCCGCAGGACGGGCGCATCAAAACCCGCACCGAAGCGGGGCTTGAGGCGGAAATGCGTCTCTCGACCATGCCGACCGCCTTTGGCGAGAAGCTGGTGATTCGGATTTTCAACCCTGAGGCCCTGCAGCAAGACCTAAGCCAGCTCGGCTTCGAGCCCGAGGAAGCCGCGGCATGGAAAGACATGACCGCCCTGGCGCACGGCATTATTTTGGTGACGGGGCCGACCGGGTCGGGCAAGACCACCACGCTTTACTCGACACTGACCACCCTGGCCACGCCGGATGTGAATGTCTGCACGGTGGAGGACCCAATCGAAAACCTGCACCCGAACCTCAACCAAATGCAGGTCAATCACAGCATTGGGCTCGATTTTGCCAGCGGCGTGCGCACCCTGCTGCGGCAGGACCCGGATGTCATCATGGTCGGTGAGATTCGCGACCTCGAAACCGCCGAGATGGCGATTCAGGCCGCCTTGACCGGGCACCTGGTGCTCTCCACCCTGCACACCAATGACGCGCCCTCGGCCATCACCCGGCTGCTCGATCTCGGCGTGCCCTACTACATGATCAACGCCACCCTGATCGGCGTGCTGGCGCAGCGATTGGTGCGCACCTTCTGCCCGCACTGCAAGGCACCCGCCACACCGGATGCGACGCTGTGGAAGTCGCTGGTAAAACCCTGGGATGTTGCCCCGCCCACGCGCGTGGCCATGCCGGTCGGCTGTCTGGAATGCCGCAACACCGGCTACTTTGGCCGCGCCGGTCTCTATGAGTTGTTGCGGCTCACGCCCAGCGTGCGTGATTGCATTACCCGTGAGGTCGACGAACCGCGTCTGCGCACCCAGGCGTTGAAAGAAGGCATGCGCCCGTTGCGCATTGGCGGGGCGCGCAAAATCGCAGCCGGCGTGACGAGCTTCGAGGAAGTGTTCCGCGCCGCGCCCATGCCGTCTGACTGA
- a CDS encoding helix-turn-helix domain-containing protein: protein MHLTAEDLYQEMKQMPAGERLRFFSLLTGEAFRDDDFTHEQVFSSVHREPFSVPEAAEYIEVSVPTFRRYVQAGKIRPAQTVGRSQLFEASDLRAFKRSRS, encoded by the coding sequence ATGCATCTAACCGCTGAAGACCTCTATCAAGAGATGAAGCAGATGCCAGCCGGCGAGCGACTGCGCTTTTTCTCGCTGCTCACCGGCGAGGCTTTTCGCGATGACGATTTCACGCATGAGCAAGTGTTTAGCTCGGTTCACCGGGAGCCTTTCTCCGTGCCTGAGGCCGCAGAGTACATTGAGGTTTCGGTTCCAACCTTCAGGCGTTATGTGCAAGCGGGCAAGATCCGGCCTGCTCAGACGGTCGGGCGTAGCCAGTTGTTTGAGGCATCGGATTTGCGTGCATTCAAAAGATCACGTTCCTGA
- a CDS encoding NAD(P)H-dependent oxidoreductase, protein MNRFDEPPATQAVPPNRRILILLAHPSLERSEINRPLAEAAREVDGVTLVDLYAEYPDSQIDIDREQQRLLAHDVIIFLHPLYWYSTPALLKEWQDLVLEYGFAYGAKGTALHGKCFFSALSAGGPEAAYRADGFNHFTIRELLQPLEQMANLCGMVYLPPFCLFGARTAVEEGRLARHVDNWLWLLAALRDDRLDVPAAQRAPQLNSALGRQADRLAD, encoded by the coding sequence ATGAATCGCTTTGACGAGCCACCGGCCACCCAGGCCGTGCCGCCCAACCGCCGCATCCTGATCCTGCTCGCGCATCCCTCGCTCGAGCGCTCGGAGATCAACCGGCCGCTTGCCGAGGCGGCGCGGGAGGTCGATGGGGTGACCCTGGTTGACCTCTATGCCGAATACCCGGATTCGCAGATCGACATCGACCGCGAGCAGCAGCGTCTGCTGGCGCATGATGTGATCATTTTCTTGCACCCGCTCTACTGGTATTCGACGCCCGCCTTGCTCAAGGAATGGCAGGATCTGGTGCTGGAGTACGGCTTTGCCTATGGCGCCAAGGGAACCGCCTTGCATGGCAAGTGCTTTTTCTCCGCGCTGTCCGCCGGTGGGCCGGAGGCGGCGTATCGCGCCGATGGGTTTAATCATTTCACCATCCGCGAGTTGCTCCAGCCGCTGGAGCAGATGGCCAACCTCTGCGGCATGGTCTATCTGCCGCCCTTCTGCCTGTTCGGCGCGCGCACGGCGGTGGAGGAGGGGCGCCTCGCCCGCCATGTCGACAATTGGCTGTGGCTACTGGCCGCGCTGCGCGATGACCGTCTCGACGTGCCTGCTGCCCAACGCGCGCCGCAACTCAATAGCGCGCTAGGCCGACAGGCAGATCGACTGGCGGACTGA
- a CDS encoding AAA family ATPase, with protein sequence MPSKAATNRRLRATRRPTRQHLNNLVAYWSLRLLIELRFWEQLSGYPDALTDDGDLLRPLGLGRYEDADMKPRAFLRLLKDRLQVLSAKQPESILEPVHQRLQQELALSLVECRILTLVLALCSYPPFARLTEEFGELSRADAISAIATALGVSRPAVRKALSSDGHLARSGLLQVSLGGVDTLADKFLPLDGLDALLFESRIGVDTLTRRYFALAPRPTLKRRDYPHLGATLSDLLAYLKAARQHSESGCNVLLYGPPGTGKTELTRVLAKALKLRLYAISATDEDGDPIGDAQRVAAYQLAQHRLSRQPDSLILFDEAESLLAPSWLDALFSEDAPTTNKGFINQLLETNPLPTLWIANTIEEMDQAFVRRFDMLIEMPVPPLSVRAGIAATAMNDLDVSAAFTQKLARQAHLAPAHLTRAARVARLCAAGGASRAQTEAQLTRMLNGTLRAMGQAVPLMKVTNAASDVTTYRLDLLNPDRPIEPIIRGLALGGQGRLCLYGMPGTGKSAFAAEVARRLDRPLLTKRASDLLGSLVGQTEQAIAAMFAEASRDGAVLLLDEADSFLRARSSAHQSWEVTQVNELLTQMEAFDGVFICTTNLVDQLDDASLRRFDLKVKFEALKVQQRMQLFTQVLTEQGVAAPAGSPWRARLASLDDLTPGDFAAVIRQLRIEQAKWTAALLFERLQAECRHKRQGRARPIGFAAAI encoded by the coding sequence ATGCCCAGCAAAGCCGCCACTAACCGCCGTTTGCGCGCAACGCGCCGGCCCACCCGCCAGCATCTGAACAACCTCGTCGCCTACTGGTCGCTGCGGCTACTGATCGAGCTGCGCTTCTGGGAGCAGCTGTCCGGTTACCCCGATGCGCTGACCGATGATGGCGATCTGCTGCGCCCGCTCGGCCTAGGGCGTTATGAAGATGCGGACATGAAACCTCGCGCCTTTCTGCGCCTGCTGAAGGATCGCCTACAGGTGCTGAGCGCCAAACAGCCCGAGTCCATCCTGGAACCCGTGCACCAGCGCCTGCAGCAGGAACTCGCGCTATCCCTGGTCGAGTGCCGGATTCTGACCCTGGTGCTGGCGCTTTGCTCTTACCCGCCTTTTGCCCGGCTGACGGAGGAGTTTGGCGAACTCTCGCGCGCGGATGCGATCTCCGCCATCGCCACGGCGCTGGGCGTATCCCGCCCGGCAGTGCGCAAGGCATTGTCGTCCGACGGCCACCTGGCTCGCTCTGGCCTGCTGCAGGTCAGTCTGGGCGGCGTCGATACGCTGGCCGATAAGTTCCTGCCACTCGATGGACTCGATGCCCTGCTGTTTGAGTCCCGCATCGGCGTCGATACCCTGACCCGCCGCTATTTCGCCCTGGCACCACGCCCGACTCTCAAGCGCCGCGACTACCCGCACCTGGGAGCAACCCTCAGCGATCTGCTCGCCTATCTCAAAGCCGCCCGCCAGCACAGCGAGTCCGGCTGCAATGTGCTGCTCTATGGCCCGCCGGGGACCGGCAAGACGGAACTCACCCGCGTCCTGGCCAAGGCGCTCAAGCTTCGCCTCTATGCCATCAGCGCCACGGACGAGGATGGCGACCCCATCGGCGATGCCCAGCGCGTCGCCGCCTACCAACTCGCGCAGCATCGCCTCTCGCGCCAGCCCGATAGCCTCATCCTGTTCGATGAAGCCGAAAGCCTGCTCGCGCCCTCCTGGCTCGATGCCCTGTTCAGCGAGGACGCGCCCACCACCAACAAGGGCTTCATCAACCAACTGCTGGAAACCAATCCTCTTCCCACTCTGTGGATCGCCAACACCATCGAGGAGATGGACCAGGCCTTTGTGCGCCGCTTTGACATGCTGATCGAAATGCCCGTGCCGCCGCTATCGGTGCGCGCCGGGATCGCTGCGACCGCGATGAATGATCTGGATGTGAGCGCGGCCTTCACTCAGAAGCTGGCCCGTCAGGCACACCTGGCCCCGGCTCATCTGACGCGCGCCGCCCGGGTGGCGCGACTGTGCGCGGCTGGCGGCGCTTCCCGCGCGCAGACCGAAGCGCAACTGACGCGCATGCTCAATGGCACCCTGCGCGCAATGGGACAGGCCGTGCCCCTGATGAAAGTGACAAATGCCGCCAGCGACGTCACCACCTACCGCCTCGATCTGCTCAACCCCGATCGGCCCATTGAGCCCATCATCCGGGGGCTCGCGCTCGGCGGTCAGGGTCGCTTGTGCCTGTACGGGATGCCTGGCACGGGCAAGAGTGCCTTCGCCGCCGAGGTCGCGCGCCGCCTCGACCGGCCCTTGCTGACCAAGCGCGCCTCCGATCTGCTTGGCTCCCTGGTCGGCCAGACCGAGCAGGCCATCGCCGCCATGTTCGCCGAGGCCAGTCGCGATGGGGCGGTGCTGCTGCTGGATGAGGCGGATAGCTTTCTGCGCGCTCGATCCTCAGCCCACCAAAGCTGGGAAGTCACCCAGGTCAATGAACTCCTGACCCAGATGGAGGCCTTCGACGGCGTCTTCATCTGCACCACCAACCTGGTCGATCAACTCGATGATGCCTCGCTAAGACGCTTCGACCTCAAAGTGAAATTCGAGGCTCTCAAGGTCCAGCAGCGCATGCAGCTGTTCACGCAGGTGTTGACCGAGCAGGGTGTCGCCGCGCCCGCTGGCTCGCCCTGGCGGGCGCGGCTCGCGAGTCTCGACGATCTCACCCCCGGTGATTTCGCCGCCGTGATCCGTCAGCTGCGCATCGAACAGGCCAAGTGGACAGCCGCCCTGCTGTTCGAGCGACTTCAGGCGGAGTGTCGCCACAAACGCCAAGGGCGAGCCCGCCCGATTGGCTTTGCTGCTGCCATCTGA
- a CDS encoding AbrB/MazE/SpoVT family DNA-binding domain-containing protein, whose protein sequence is MVSFSGFFFRRWCPRRDSLSARFCEYIIDREKQEYLMASVTLSSKFQIAISKSVREEMHLQAGQRFAVITKGDIISLVPIRALEEMRGIFKGADTSDIRDRTDRLERYK, encoded by the coding sequence ATGGTTTCTTTTTCCGGTTTCTTTTTCCGCCGCTGGTGCCCGCGTCGAGATTCGCTGAGTGCTAGATTTTGCGAATACATCATCGATCGGGAAAAGCAGGAGTACCTCATGGCGTCCGTGACCCTTTCCAGCAAGTTTCAGATTGCGATTTCCAAGTCCGTGCGAGAGGAAATGCACCTTCAAGCCGGTCAACGTTTTGCGGTCATCACCAAGGGTGACATCATCTCGCTGGTGCCGATCCGCGCACTGGAAGAGATGCGGGGCATCTTCAAAGGTGCCGATACCAGCGATATTCGTGATCGTACTGATCGCCTGGAACGTTACAAATGA
- a CDS encoding PAS domain-containing sensor histidine kinase, whose translation MQDSKKVDTQVSVESDEARGRIAEVAADALSGSVGKNLLTRDVLLAHSPVCHKIVDLDLNLQFMNDSGFDMLQLTKSDDAYGKPYPFNFFPEESANQLRAALREVIKRPQQTRLEGVYCDTKGTEVWLEHVIVPVKDDNGSLAHLAVVTSDITERKRAEAQIREALLRQEEAIRAGGVGIWDWDLATDKVSYSSEWKRQIGCGDDEVGDGLDEWRSRVHPDEVNATFDFIREQIEEGASKYKLEYRFQHKNGSYLWILVHASIIRAEDGRAYRVLGSHLDITERKMSEQTMLEAKELAEAANRAKSEFLANMSHEIRTPLNGLMGMLQLLKMTDQDSEQNEYTDQALQSSRRLLRLLSDILDLARVEAGKMNVVVEPFDLKDAINGVVQLFIPAAVEKQVDLRVNIDPDIPTTLCGDATRLQQVLSNLVGNAIKFTNAGHVALSAQTVPSEKADQHCLVFAVSDTGIGMPAEFLEHLFTPFTQAEESYQRTYQGAGLGLSISKRLVEMMGGDISVESEDGAGSTFKVWIPFKRVEPGGASLAAEAEQRALEGLRILVAEDDKASKIIVVKHLERAGHQVRSVDDGAEALAVLREQLFDLVLMDVQMPVLDGVAATTAIRQGQAGNQNKYIPVIAVTAYAMAGDEKKFLESGMDGYVAKPVEMEQLQAVVSQVLERKGHESRRDESL comes from the coding sequence ATGCAAGATTCCAAAAAGGTTGACACCCAAGTTAGCGTCGAATCGGACGAGGCGCGCGGAAGAATCGCGGAAGTCGCCGCCGACGCTCTCTCCGGCAGCGTTGGTAAAAATTTGCTGACGCGCGATGTGCTGCTGGCTCACTCCCCCGTTTGCCACAAGATCGTGGATCTTGACTTGAACTTGCAGTTCATGAACGACAGCGGTTTCGACATGCTGCAACTGACGAAGTCCGACGATGCCTATGGTAAGCCATACCCCTTCAATTTCTTTCCGGAGGAAAGCGCCAACCAGTTGAGAGCGGCCTTGCGGGAGGTGATAAAACGGCCGCAACAAACCCGATTGGAGGGTGTTTACTGCGACACCAAAGGCACTGAGGTCTGGCTCGAGCATGTCATCGTGCCGGTGAAGGATGACAACGGCTCCCTCGCTCACCTCGCGGTGGTGACCTCGGATATCACCGAGCGCAAGCGCGCGGAGGCGCAAATCCGCGAGGCGCTGCTGCGCCAGGAGGAAGCCATACGAGCCGGTGGCGTGGGTATCTGGGACTGGGATTTGGCCACCGATAAGGTGTCTTATTCGTCGGAGTGGAAGCGACAGATCGGATGCGGCGACGACGAGGTTGGGGATGGTTTGGATGAATGGCGCAGTCGCGTGCATCCCGACGAAGTTAACGCCACCTTCGATTTCATCCGCGAGCAGATCGAAGAAGGTGCCAGCAAATACAAGCTCGAGTACCGGTTCCAGCACAAGAACGGCAGCTACCTCTGGATTCTGGTTCACGCGTCCATCATTCGCGCCGAGGACGGCAGAGCCTATCGCGTGCTTGGCTCGCACCTCGACATCACTGAGCGGAAAATGTCCGAGCAGACGATGCTCGAAGCCAAGGAGCTGGCCGAGGCCGCCAACAGGGCCAAGTCCGAGTTCCTGGCCAACATGAGCCATGAGATCCGCACGCCCTTGAATGGTCTCATGGGCATGCTGCAGCTTCTGAAAATGACCGACCAGGACAGCGAGCAAAACGAATATACCGATCAGGCGCTTCAGTCGAGCCGACGGCTGCTGCGGCTGCTTTCAGACATTCTCGATCTCGCCAGGGTTGAAGCCGGCAAGATGAACGTGGTTGTTGAGCCTTTTGATCTCAAAGACGCCATCAATGGCGTGGTCCAGCTGTTTATTCCCGCTGCCGTGGAAAAGCAGGTGGATTTGCGCGTGAACATCGATCCAGACATTCCCACCACCCTGTGCGGCGATGCCACCCGTCTGCAGCAGGTGCTGAGCAACCTGGTGGGTAACGCGATCAAGTTCACCAATGCGGGCCATGTCGCCTTGAGTGCCCAGACCGTGCCGTCAGAAAAGGCCGATCAGCACTGCTTGGTTTTCGCGGTCTCAGATACAGGAATCGGCATGCCGGCTGAGTTCTTGGAGCATCTTTTCACCCCCTTTACCCAGGCCGAAGAGAGCTACCAGAGAACATACCAGGGTGCGGGGCTTGGGTTGTCGATCTCAAAAAGGCTCGTCGAAATGATGGGCGGAGACATCTCCGTGGAGAGCGAGGACGGCGCTGGCTCGACGTTCAAGGTCTGGATCCCTTTCAAGCGTGTGGAACCCGGCGGTGCCTCTCTTGCCGCGGAAGCGGAACAAAGAGCGCTGGAGGGACTTAGAATCCTGGTGGCGGAGGATGATAAGGCCTCAAAGATTATCGTTGTGAAACACCTGGAAAGAGCAGGGCATCAGGTCCGTAGCGTGGATGATGGAGCCGAGGCTTTGGCGGTCTTGCGGGAGCAGCTTTTCGACCTCGTGCTGATGGATGTGCAGATGCCGGTTCTCGATGGGGTTGCGGCCACAACGGCAATCAGACAAGGGCAAGCCGGGAATCAAAATAAATACATACCCGTCATCGCCGTGACGGCCTATGCCATGGCCGGGGATGAGAAAAAATTTCTCGAGTCCGGCATGGACGGCTATGTGGCCAAACCGGTCGAGATGGAACAGCTTCAAGCCGTCGTGAGCCAGGTGCTCGAGAGAAAAGGGCACGAGTCCCGTCGCGATGAATCGCTTTGA
- a CDS encoding sensor domain-containing diguanylate cyclase has protein sequence MNKRYTPWRSFFLLYPLLALIPIGILTGYSVWALSNRLETAERSERFAVDIEREAVATQLQGVVKDLCVLARQNELATLLLDDTSDARLAMAAEYLALARNSGHYDQIRYLDENGLEVVRVNYNAGAPALVDPQDLQDKSDRYYFADSMALEPGQIYVSPLDLNIEQGQIEIPYKPMIRLGTAVEDGDGNRRGVILINFLAQGMLDQVETAGSVSPGQSMMLNDKGYWLVTPNPPVGWGFMFPDRAEARMPEFYPKVWARMSQSAKGTIRSDQGIFTYDRYDPLERLDGCFNHPNGVTGAVATSGYPWLMASHLPQALINGWRRTVITQAFLIGVPLLVLLAVGTRAILLVTAERRRHREHMEELARFDPLTSLANRNTFEEHLREEIERGKRHQRRLAVLYLDLDGFKQINDTQGHKVGDEVLIQVAEVLKTSCRATDLAARQGGDEFAVLLSEVADASAATAVAEKIRSLIESLSWQGMGVGASIGIALCPDHCPDADTSPDYLLRLADEAMYRAKTAGKNRVTLAKS, from the coding sequence ATGAACAAGCGCTACACTCCCTGGCGGTCGTTTTTCCTGCTCTATCCGCTGCTGGCGCTGATTCCGATCGGAATTCTGACGGGTTACAGCGTTTGGGCCTTGTCCAACCGCCTGGAAACAGCAGAGCGCAGCGAACGTTTTGCGGTTGATATCGAACGCGAAGCCGTCGCGACCCAACTCCAAGGGGTGGTGAAGGACCTCTGCGTGCTGGCGCGGCAAAACGAGTTAGCCACCCTGTTGCTTGACGACACCAGCGATGCGCGCCTTGCCATGGCGGCCGAGTACCTAGCGCTCGCGCGCAATTCCGGTCACTACGACCAGATCCGCTATCTTGACGAAAACGGCTTGGAAGTCGTGCGCGTCAACTACAACGCCGGGGCACCTGCGCTGGTCGACCCGCAGGATTTGCAGGACAAATCTGATCGCTATTACTTTGCCGATTCCATGGCTTTGGAGCCTGGACAGATTTATGTCTCGCCGCTCGATCTGAACATTGAGCAGGGCCAGATTGAAATCCCCTACAAACCGATGATTCGCCTGGGCACAGCGGTCGAGGATGGCGACGGGAACCGGCGCGGTGTGATTCTGATCAACTTCCTCGCCCAAGGCATGCTCGATCAAGTCGAAACCGCCGGTTCCGTCAGCCCGGGGCAGTCGATGATGCTTAACGACAAGGGCTACTGGCTGGTCACGCCCAATCCCCCCGTCGGCTGGGGCTTTATGTTCCCCGACCGCGCCGAAGCGCGCATGCCGGAGTTTTATCCCAAGGTCTGGGCACGCATGAGCCAGAGCGCCAAGGGCACAATTCGCTCTGATCAAGGCATCTTCACCTATGATCGCTACGATCCGCTGGAACGGCTTGATGGCTGCTTCAACCACCCCAATGGCGTGACCGGCGCCGTGGCGACCAGCGGCTATCCCTGGTTGATGGCATCGCATCTGCCGCAAGCACTGATCAACGGCTGGCGCCGCACAGTGATCACCCAGGCTTTCCTGATCGGCGTTCCCTTGCTCGTGCTACTTGCCGTGGGCACCCGAGCCATACTGCTGGTTACCGCCGAGCGCCGCCGCCATCGCGAGCACATGGAGGAACTGGCGCGCTTCGATCCGCTGACCAGCCTGGCCAACCGCAACACCTTCGAGGAGCACCTGCGAGAAGAGATCGAGCGCGGCAAGCGCCACCAGCGCCGCTTGGCGGTGCTCTATCTTGATCTCGACGGCTTCAAGCAGATCAACGACACCCAAGGCCACAAGGTCGGTGACGAAGTGCTGATTCAGGTCGCGGAGGTGCTCAAGACCAGCTGCCGCGCCACCGACCTGGCCGCGCGCCAAGGCGGCGACGAGTTCGCCGTGCTGCTGTCCGAAGTGGCCGATGCCAGCGCCGCCACCGCCGTCGCCGAAAAAATCCGCTCGCTCATCGAATCACTGTCTTGGCAAGGCATGGGCGTGGGCGCCAGCATCGGCATCGCACTCTGCCCCGATCATTGCCCCGACGCAGATACGTCGCCAGACTATCTGCTGCGCCTGGCCGACGAGGCCATGTATCGCGCCAAAACAGCGGGAAAAAACCGCGTCACCCTGGCCAAAAGCTGA
- a CDS encoding SPOR domain-containing protein: MTINALPSTGPSTFSSSFPSPGPSTLPGAMRKVTADPSPWLLLALGLLLTLAPCAQGRAADPGWVPGWFVILGSLPGTQAGLNEANRLAGTVERNFPSDNLIVSETAFYRGLTPGLYVVMLGPYPSAAAAKQKLTNSGLKQLVPDAYVKQASERALH, encoded by the coding sequence ATGACAATCAATGCGCTCCCAAGCACGGGTCCCAGCACGTTTTCCAGCTCGTTTCCCAGCCCAGGCCCCAGCACGCTTCCCGGCGCCATGCGGAAAGTCACCGCTGATCCCTCGCCCTGGCTGCTGCTAGCGCTCGGCCTATTGCTGACGCTCGCGCCCTGCGCTCAAGGCCGCGCGGCCGATCCCGGCTGGGTGCCGGGCTGGTTCGTAATTCTTGGCAGCCTACCCGGAACCCAGGCGGGTCTCAACGAGGCCAATCGGCTCGCTGGCACTGTCGAGCGGAATTTTCCCTCAGACAACTTGATTGTCTCAGAGACCGCCTTCTACCGCGGCCTGACGCCAGGGCTCTATGTGGTCATGCTCGGACCCTATCCGAGCGCGGCCGCGGCCAAGCAGAAGCTGACCAACAGCGGCCTGAAGCAACTGGTGCCGGATGCCTATGTAAAACAGGCCAGCGAACGCGCACTCCATTAA